A part of Streptococcus porcinus genomic DNA contains:
- a CDS encoding cation diffusion facilitator family transporter, whose translation MTQDPIINLKLAKRGPIVSIVAYLIISIAKLLSGYFLNSNSLIADGFNNLSDIVGNVALLIGLQLASQPADANHKFGHWKFEDLSSLITSFIMFIVGFQVLIQTIQNMVLDKQAPVDPLGAIVGIISAIIMLMVYFYNKRLSKQVKSSALVAASKDNLSDAVTSVGTSIAIVAASLNLPIVDRIAAIIITFFILKTAYDIFMQSAFSLSDGFDNKHLKQYEEAILKIPKIKAVKSQRGRTYGSNVYLDIVLEMNPDLSVYESHAITEQVENLLSEKFSVYDIDIHVEPAKIPDDELIENVTLKIYRNEKIILSKIPGYEEHIADNFTLIDQTGKLLNRQSLIDKPTFYPSNFKNFHLQSISQKTKLITYELEDNLHTSIWRRNEVWYLIFHQITPKEKHRLTTKHYKISKRN comes from the coding sequence ATGACTCAAGATCCTATTATTAACCTAAAACTTGCTAAACGAGGTCCTATTGTTAGTATTGTGGCTTACTTAATCATCAGTATTGCAAAGTTGCTAAGTGGTTACTTCCTTAACTCTAACTCTTTAATTGCCGATGGCTTTAATAATCTATCAGATATCGTCGGAAACGTAGCACTCCTAATTGGTCTTCAACTTGCGAGTCAGCCTGCTGACGCTAACCATAAATTTGGTCACTGGAAATTTGAAGACTTATCTAGTCTAATAACCTCATTTATTATGTTTATTGTCGGCTTCCAAGTGCTTATTCAAACGATTCAAAATATGGTTCTTGATAAGCAAGCCCCTGTAGATCCCTTGGGAGCAATTGTCGGTATTATTTCCGCAATAATAATGCTGATGGTTTACTTTTACAATAAAAGACTCTCAAAGCAAGTGAAATCTAGCGCTCTGGTTGCTGCTTCTAAAGACAATTTATCAGATGCAGTAACGTCCGTTGGAACTTCTATTGCAATTGTTGCCGCTTCTCTAAATTTACCAATTGTCGATAGAATCGCTGCTATTATCATTACCTTTTTTATATTAAAAACCGCTTATGATATTTTTATGCAAAGTGCCTTTAGCTTATCAGATGGCTTTGATAATAAGCACTTGAAGCAATACGAAGAAGCAATCTTAAAAATTCCCAAAATAAAAGCTGTCAAATCCCAGAGAGGTCGCACCTATGGTAGTAATGTCTACTTAGATATCGTTTTAGAAATGAATCCCGACTTATCAGTTTATGAAAGTCATGCTATTACTGAGCAAGTCGAGAATCTCTTAAGTGAAAAGTTCTCTGTTTATGATATTGACATTCATGTGGAGCCGGCAAAAATTCCTGATGATGAGTTAATTGAAAATGTTACCCTAAAAATTTACCGCAATGAGAAAATAATCCTCTCAAAAATACCTGGCTATGAAGAGCACATCGCTGATAATTTTACTTTAATTGATCAAACAGGAAAACTTCTCAATCGGCAGAGCCTAATTGATAAACCAACCTTCTATCCTAGCAATTTTAAAAACTTCCACTTGCAATCAATTAGCCAAAAGACAAAGCTCATTACCTATGAACTCGAAGATAATCTTCACACTAGTATTTGGCGTCGTAATGAGGTTTGGTATTTAATTTTTCATCAAATAACCCCCAAAGAAAAACACCGTTTAACGACAAAACATTACAAAATCTCTAAAAGAAACTAA
- the pcrA gene encoding DNA helicase PcrA, translated as MNPLLDGMNDKQAEAVQTTEGPLLIMAGAGSGKTRVLTHRIAYLIDEKYVNPWNILAITFTNKAAHEMRERALALNPATQDTLIATFHSMCVRILRREADHIGYNRNFTIVDPGEQRTLMKRILKSLNIDSKKWSERSILGTISNAKNDLLDEKAYEAQASDIYTQIVARSYKAYQEELRRSESMDFDDLIMMTLRLFDQNPEVLAYYQQRYQYIHVDEYQDTNHAQYQLVKLLASRFQNICVVGDADQSIYGWRGADMQNILDFEKDYPQAKVVLLEENYRSTKTILQAANDVIKNNQNRRDKKLWTQNSSGEPIVYYRANDERDEAVFIASTISSMCMEMGKSFKDFAVLYRTNAQSRTIEEAFLKSNIPYTMVGGTKFYSRKEIRDLISYLNIVANPSDNISFERIVNEPKRGVGPGTLEKLRLFAYDQEMSLLEASSHLFLSPLKGKAAQAIMDLASLLGDLRNHLDQLTITDLAQEILDKSGYLQALTIQNTLESQARIENIEEFLSVTKNFDESSATIEESGLDKLGRFLNDLALIADTDDSKSDVAEVTLMTLHAAKGLEFPIVFLIGMEEGVFPLSRSLEEQSELEEERRLAYVGITRAEEILFLTNANTRTLFGKTNYNRPTRFLREISDELLTYKGLARPTSSSFGVKMTHQNQTHFAQGMSLSQAIQGRKSHAQPQAINTMDLPFGRNNQSGEVHWEIGDIAQHKKWGKGTVLEVSGSGKTMELKIKFPEVGLKKLLASVAPIEKVN; from the coding sequence ATGAATCCCTTATTGGATGGAATGAATGATAAACAAGCGGAAGCAGTTCAAACAACAGAAGGACCGCTTTTAATTATGGCTGGCGCGGGTTCTGGAAAAACAAGAGTCTTAACCCATCGAATTGCTTATTTAATTGATGAAAAATATGTCAATCCTTGGAATATTTTGGCTATTACGTTTACCAATAAAGCAGCACACGAGATGCGAGAAAGGGCGCTAGCTTTAAACCCTGCAACACAAGATACTCTAATTGCTACCTTTCACTCAATGTGTGTCAGGATTTTAAGGCGGGAAGCTGATCATATAGGTTACAATCGTAATTTTACGATTGTTGATCCTGGAGAGCAGCGAACGCTAATGAAACGTATTTTAAAATCTTTAAACATTGATTCTAAAAAATGGAGTGAACGGTCAATCTTGGGTACCATTTCCAATGCCAAAAATGACTTGCTAGATGAAAAGGCATATGAAGCCCAAGCCTCTGATATCTATACTCAAATTGTTGCGCGTTCTTATAAAGCTTATCAGGAAGAGCTACGACGTAGTGAATCCATGGATTTTGATGATTTAATCATGATGACTCTAAGATTGTTTGATCAAAATCCAGAAGTTTTAGCCTATTACCAGCAACGTTATCAGTATATCCATGTCGATGAATATCAGGATACCAACCATGCCCAGTATCAGTTGGTGAAATTGCTAGCCTCACGTTTTCAAAATATCTGTGTAGTTGGTGATGCCGATCAGTCTATCTACGGGTGGCGGGGTGCTGATATGCAGAATATACTAGATTTTGAAAAAGATTACCCCCAAGCAAAGGTTGTTCTATTAGAAGAAAATTATCGTTCAACAAAGACAATCTTGCAAGCTGCTAATGACGTCATTAAGAATAATCAAAATAGACGTGATAAAAAACTATGGACGCAAAATAGCAGTGGTGAACCAATTGTATACTACAGGGCAAATGACGAAAGAGATGAAGCTGTTTTTATTGCTTCGACCATCTCAAGTATGTGCATGGAGATGGGGAAAAGTTTTAAAGACTTTGCAGTTTTATATCGTACAAATGCGCAATCTCGGACAATAGAAGAAGCTTTTCTCAAATCAAATATCCCCTATACAATGGTTGGAGGAACAAAATTCTATAGCCGTAAGGAAATCCGTGATTTGATTTCCTATTTAAATATTGTGGCCAACCCATCTGATAATATTTCTTTTGAAAGGATTGTCAATGAGCCTAAACGTGGTGTAGGACCTGGGACACTTGAGAAATTGAGGCTGTTTGCTTATGATCAGGAAATGTCGTTATTAGAAGCATCTAGTCATTTATTCCTCTCTCCTTTGAAAGGTAAAGCAGCTCAAGCTATTATGGATTTAGCAAGCCTTCTGGGTGATTTACGCAATCATTTAGATCAGTTAACAATTACCGACTTGGCACAAGAAATACTTGATAAATCAGGTTATTTGCAGGCGCTAACCATTCAAAATACATTGGAAAGTCAGGCGCGGATTGAGAATATTGAAGAATTCTTATCTGTTACTAAAAACTTTGACGAATCAAGTGCAACTATAGAAGAAAGCGGGCTTGATAAACTGGGTAGGTTTCTAAACGACCTTGCCTTAATAGCTGACACTGATGATTCTAAGAGCGATGTAGCAGAAGTGACGTTGATGACTTTGCATGCGGCCAAAGGTTTAGAATTCCCAATCGTATTTTTAATTGGGATGGAAGAAGGTGTGTTTCCTTTATCAAGATCTCTTGAAGAGCAGAGTGAATTAGAAGAAGAAAGACGATTAGCTTATGTAGGTATTACTAGGGCTGAAGAGATTCTCTTTTTGACAAATGCTAATACACGGACCTTATTTGGTAAAACCAACTATAATCGGCCAACTCGTTTTTTACGCGAAATTTCTGATGAATTGCTTACTTACAAGGGCTTAGCGCGACCGACGAGTAGTTCTTTTGGCGTGAAAATGACTCATCAAAATCAGACACATTTTGCCCAAGGAATGAGTTTATCCCAGGCTATTCAAGGGCGTAAGTCACATGCTCAACCACAAGCTATTAACACGATGGATTTGCCTTTTGGCAGAAATAACCAAAGTGGCGAAGTGCATTGGGAAATTGGCGATATTGCTCAGCACAAAAAATGGGGGAAAGGAACAGTTCTAGAGGTATCTGGAAGTGGCAAAACTATGGAACTAAAAATTAAATTTCCGGAAGTTGGTCTGAAAAAGTTACTAGCCAGCGTAGCTCCTATTGAAAAAGTTAACTAA
- a CDS encoding GlsB/YeaQ/YmgE family stress response membrane protein, producing the protein MGIIWTLLVGALIGLIAGALTKGGSMGWIANILAGLIGSWLGQALLGSWGPSLAGMALIPSIIGAVIVVLIASFILRKVN; encoded by the coding sequence ATGGGTATTATTTGGACATTATTAGTTGGAGCCTTGATTGGTTTAATCGCTGGAGCACTTACAAAGGGTGGCTCAATGGGCTGGATTGCTAATATCTTAGCTGGTCTTATTGGATCTTGGCTAGGGCAAGCTTTATTAGGGTCATGGGGACCATCACTAGCAGGTATGGCATTAATTCCGTCAATTATTGGTGCTGTGATTGTTGTTTTAATTGCTTCATTCATCTTAAGGAAAGTCAATTAA
- a CDS encoding GlsB/YeaQ/YmgE family stress response membrane protein — MGLIWTLIVGGLIGLIAGALTKEGGSMGWIANIVAGLIGSWLGQALLGTWGPSLAGMALIPSIIGAVIVVVVTSFMLRKVG; from the coding sequence ATGGGACTTATTTGGACATTAATTGTTGGAGGCCTTATTGGTCTAATCGCCGGAGCGCTTACAAAAGAAGGTGGCTCAATGGGCTGGATTGCTAATATCGTAGCAGGTCTTATTGGATCTTGGTTAGGGCAAGCTCTGTTAGGAACATGGGGACCATCACTAGCAGGCATGGCCTTGATTCCGTCAATTATCGGTGCAGTTATAGTAGTTGTTGTAACTTCATTTATGCTACGTAAAGTTGGTTAA
- a CDS encoding GlsB/YeaQ/YmgE family stress response membrane protein, which produces MGLIWTLIVGGLIGLIAGALTKRGGSMGWIANIVAGLVGAWVGQALLGAWGPSLAGMALIPSIIGAVIVVIVTSFVLSKLN; this is translated from the coding sequence ATGGGACTTATTTGGACATTAATCGTTGGAGGCCTTATTGGTCTAATTGCCGGAGCACTTACAAAACGTGGTGGCTCAATGGGCTGGATTGCTAATATTGTAGCAGGTCTTGTTGGTGCATGGGTTGGTCAGGCTTTACTAGGAGCTTGGGGACCATCACTAGCAGGTATGGCATTAATTCCGTCAATTATCGGTGCAGTTATAGTAGTTATTGTAACTTCTTTTGTACTAAGTAAACTTAATTAA
- the amaP gene encoding alkaline shock response membrane anchor protein AmaP encodes MAKILKIFYSLFGLILLSIFIMVMGVTQGYLDMPSSYDWFGWDLDRIPGFLDPGMYYYFYWVAVALAALTIIGILVVIFYPRTYTEVRLSKNQGSLLLKKSAIESYVRTAIQNAGLMTKPNVTATLYKRKFKIDVTGRLDSRVAVSDQIRGIKEGIDTGFKEFFGIDKPVNLKVYVKDIAQTEKKYGKGNRVE; translated from the coding sequence ATGGCAAAGATATTAAAAATATTTTATAGTTTATTTGGCCTTATCCTCCTATCCATCTTTATTATGGTAATGGGAGTGACTCAAGGTTATCTAGATATGCCTTCAAGTTATGACTGGTTTGGCTGGGATTTAGACAGGATTCCTGGCTTCCTTGATCCTGGAATGTATTACTATTTTTACTGGGTAGCTGTTGCTTTAGCAGCTTTAACAATCATAGGAATTTTAGTAGTTATATTTTACCCACGGACTTATACAGAGGTGCGTCTTAGTAAAAACCAAGGTTCCTTACTTCTTAAAAAGTCAGCAATTGAGTCTTATGTCCGCACTGCAATTCAAAATGCCGGTTTAATGACTAAGCCAAATGTCACAGCAACTCTTTATAAGCGGAAATTTAAAATTGACGTTACGGGTCGTTTAGATTCACGGGTAGCTGTTAGTGACCAAATCCGTGGAATAAAAGAAGGTATTGATACTGGTTTTAAAGAATTTTTTGGAATTGATAAACCTGTTAACCTAAAAGTTTATGTAAAAGATATTGCTCAAACTGAAAAAAAATACGGTAAAGGGAACCGTGTAGAATAG
- a CDS encoding DUF2273 domain-containing protein, giving the protein MEFFEKYKYPIVGGVIGLILAILLMTFGFFKTLLALIFIVLGVYGGLFVKRTGIFDQFIGRR; this is encoded by the coding sequence ATGGAGTTTTTTGAAAAATATAAATATCCTATTGTTGGTGGCGTCATTGGCTTGATACTTGCTATTTTACTAATGACTTTCGGCTTCTTTAAAACCCTCCTAGCTCTCATTTTTATTGTGTTGGGTGTCTATGGTGGTTTATTCGTAAAGAGAACAGGCATTTTTGACCAATTTATCGGCCGTCGCTGA
- a CDS encoding Asp23/Gls24 family envelope stress response protein codes for MTDTFIKNTQVADAPTIRGELTYENKVIEKIVGLAVTHIDGLLAVNGGYLANIKNKLVNTDTVREGVSVEVGKKQVAVDLDIIAEYQKHVPTIFDEIKKTIETEVKKMTDLDVIEVNVNVVDIKTKAQHEADTVSLQDKVADAAHATSEFTSKQVGNVKSTVNDSMQTEPRVK; via the coding sequence ATGACTGACACATTTATCAAAAATACTCAAGTAGCTGACGCACCAACTATTCGTGGTGAATTAACTTACGAAAATAAAGTAATTGAGAAAATTGTTGGTTTAGCAGTAACTCATATTGATGGTTTATTGGCTGTTAATGGTGGTTATCTCGCAAATATCAAAAACAAATTAGTTAACACTGATACAGTTCGTGAAGGTGTTTCGGTTGAAGTGGGTAAAAAGCAAGTAGCTGTTGATTTAGATATTATTGCTGAATATCAAAAACACGTACCAACTATTTTTGATGAAATTAAGAAAACCATTGAAACTGAAGTTAAGAAAATGACTGATTTAGATGTTATTGAAGTTAATGTTAACGTTGTCGATATTAAAACTAAAGCTCAACACGAAGCAGATACTGTTAGCCTTCAAGATAAAGTGGCTGATGCAGCGCACGCAACGAGTGAATTCACTAGTAAGCAAGTTGGCAATGTAAAATCTACGGTTAATGATAGCATGCAAACTGAACCTCGCGTGAAATAG
- a CDS encoding CsbD family protein, translating into MSDEKLKAKMEQVTGSVKESLGKLSGDKSLETEGKVNKTTGKVDEVAADAKDALDGLAKGLKDKTKE; encoded by the coding sequence ATGTCAGATGAAAAATTGAAAGCAAAGATGGAACAAGTTACTGGCTCTGTTAAGGAATCTTTGGGTAAACTTTCTGGGGACAAATCATTGGAAACAGAAGGAAAAGTCAACAAAACAACTGGTAAGGTTGATGAAGTTGCTGCTGATGCAAAGGATGCACTTGACGGCCTAGCAAAAGGGCTTAAAGACAAGACTAAAGAGTAG
- a CDS encoding Asp23/Gls24 family envelope stress response protein encodes MTAKDIKSTLTYDDKVIEKIVGHALENVDGLLAVSGGFFSNLKNNVVNSDSVTDGVNVEVGTEEVAVDLNIIVEYGKDIPKIVDQIKAIVAQNVDVMTHLNVVEVNVNVVDIRTKEEQKAAEVTIQDRVESAASSTSEYVSSKTNQVKEAVSNNTNTEKTVN; translated from the coding sequence ATGACTGCTAAGGATATAAAAAGTACATTAACTTACGATGACAAAGTAATTGAAAAAATTGTTGGCCATGCCCTTGAAAATGTAGATGGGCTTCTAGCTGTCAGCGGTGGTTTTTTCTCAAACCTTAAAAATAATGTTGTGAACAGTGATTCAGTCACCGATGGAGTAAATGTAGAAGTCGGTACTGAGGAAGTTGCGGTTGATCTTAACATTATTGTCGAGTATGGCAAAGATATTCCAAAAATTGTCGATCAAATAAAAGCAATCGTGGCTCAAAATGTCGATGTTATGACTCACCTTAATGTTGTGGAAGTCAATGTCAATGTTGTTGATATTAGAACTAAAGAAGAACAAAAAGCTGCAGAAGTAACAATTCAGGATCGTGTTGAAAGTGCTGCAAGCTCCACTTCAGAGTATGTAAGTTCAAAGACAAATCAAGTCAAAGAAGCCGTTTCTAATAATACTAATACTGAGAAAACAGTTAACTAG
- a CDS encoding TrkA C-terminal domain-containing protein encodes MTTASKNEVTTSKYQKIAISVAQRIASGEYEVGEKLKSRTTIASTFNVSPETARKGLNILADLKILTLKHGSGAIVLSKEKAIEFINQYESTHSIAVIKEKIRENIKKQNDELNDLSLLVNDFLMQSQNISKQFPLAPYEIIVNKDTVHFGKSIGVLNLWHQTGATVVAIEHEGKFLISPGPYAVIEKGDHIYFVGDEAAYSRMKNYFNLSMGL; translated from the coding sequence ATGACTACAGCTAGTAAAAATGAAGTAACAACTTCAAAATACCAAAAGATTGCTATCTCTGTTGCTCAGAGAATAGCAAGTGGGGAATATGAAGTTGGAGAAAAGTTAAAATCACGGACAACAATAGCATCAACTTTTAATGTATCACCTGAAACTGCACGAAAAGGCCTTAATATTTTAGCAGATTTAAAAATATTAACCCTCAAGCATGGTAGCGGTGCTATTGTTTTATCCAAAGAAAAAGCTATAGAATTTATCAACCAATACGAGTCAACACACTCTATAGCCGTGATTAAAGAAAAAATTCGGGAAAATATCAAGAAACAAAATGATGAATTAAATGATTTATCTCTACTAGTCAATGATTTCTTAATGCAGAGTCAAAATATTAGTAAGCAATTTCCTTTGGCCCCTTATGAAATTATTGTCAATAAAGATACGGTTCATTTTGGAAAGTCGATAGGTGTGTTAAATTTATGGCATCAAACAGGGGCAACCGTTGTTGCTATTGAACATGAAGGTAAGTTCCTCATTTCTCCCGGGCCATATGCTGTTATCGAAAAAGGGGATCATATCTACTTCGTTGGAGATGAAGCAGCTTATTCTAGAATGAAAAATTATTTTAATTTATCAATGGGACTCTAA
- the tpx gene encoding thiol peroxidase encodes MTTFIGKPVTLAGQQFQVGQIAPDFTLLSTDLEKKSLSDFKGKKVISVVPSIDTGICSTQTRTFNKELASLEDTYVITISVDLPFAQARWCGAEGLNKAIMLSDYYDYSFGKSYGLLMEEWHLLARAVLVLDNDNKIVYTQYLENVNSEPDYISAITALKAIQ; translated from the coding sequence ATGACAACCTTTATCGGGAAACCCGTAACCTTAGCTGGGCAACAATTTCAAGTAGGTCAAATAGCGCCAGATTTCACCTTATTATCTACTGATTTAGAGAAAAAATCATTATCGGATTTTAAGGGTAAAAAAGTTATTAGTGTGGTTCCATCAATTGATACAGGTATCTGTTCAACTCAAACGCGTACTTTTAACAAGGAGTTAGCGAGCCTGGAAGATACCTATGTGATAACAATCTCTGTTGACTTACCATTTGCACAGGCACGTTGGTGTGGAGCAGAAGGGCTTAACAAGGCAATCATGTTATCTGACTATTATGATTATTCGTTTGGTAAGTCCTATGGCTTACTAATGGAGGAATGGCATTTACTTGCTCGCGCAGTTCTTGTACTAGATAATGATAATAAAATCGTTTATACACAATATTTAGAAAATGTAAACTCTGAGCCAGATTATATTTCAGCAATCACCGCTCTAAAAGCAATTCAATAA
- a CDS encoding TetR/AcrR family transcriptional regulator, protein MRKRQTETLNYLRESLIALLAEKDFEAISVADLTKRAGINRGTFYLHFRDKYDMINYFKDEHFDKLFQVLDAPEITTNTRELLIKTLTVLTEHFDFIAAISQSHSLHVKEILKDFIYKVLLTLEDYQKIVRQQYGGIPFEYALEVYLASVESIISYWIKTGGQQSPEELTDIILKTVGI, encoded by the coding sequence ATGAGAAAAAGACAAACTGAAACCCTAAACTATCTAAGAGAATCTCTGATTGCTTTATTAGCTGAAAAAGACTTTGAAGCTATTTCGGTAGCAGACTTAACCAAAAGGGCAGGTATTAACCGTGGGACTTTCTATTTACATTTCCGAGATAAATATGACATGATTAACTACTTCAAAGATGAACATTTTGACAAACTTTTTCAGGTTTTAGATGCCCCTGAAATCACAACTAATACCAGAGAGTTATTAATTAAAACCTTAACCGTGTTGACCGAACATTTTGATTTTATTGCAGCTATTTCACAGTCACATAGCTTACACGTCAAAGAAATTCTCAAAGATTTTATCTATAAAGTACTATTAACCTTAGAAGATTATCAAAAAATTGTCAGGCAACAATATGGCGGTATTCCCTTTGAATACGCTTTGGAGGTCTACTTAGCTAGTGTTGAAAGTATCATCTCATATTGGATTAAAACAGGTGGTCAGCAATCACCCGAAGAACTAACAGATATTATTTTGAAAACTGTTGGCATATAA
- a CDS encoding ABC transporter ATP-binding protein gives MAYIEMIKSSKVYRIGDNIIKANDKVSFEIEKGELVVILGASGAGKSTVLNILGGMDTNDSGHVIIDGQDISQFSTKELTHYRRRDIGFVFQFYNLVPNLTAKENVELAVEIVDDALDPSYVLSEVGLDKRMDHFPSQLSGGEQQRVSIARAIAKKPKLLLCDEPTGALDYKTGKQILQLLQDMVQTKGATVVIVTHNSALADIADRVIYMHDAQVIKTVLNRYPLSIDDIDY, from the coding sequence GTGGCTTATATTGAAATGATTAAATCTAGTAAGGTTTACCGAATTGGAGATAATATCATCAAAGCAAATGATAAAGTGAGTTTTGAGATTGAAAAAGGAGAGTTAGTTGTCATTCTTGGAGCTTCTGGAGCAGGAAAATCTACTGTTTTGAATATCTTGGGAGGAATGGACACAAATGATTCAGGTCACGTTATCATTGATGGTCAAGATATTTCGCAGTTCTCTACTAAAGAGCTAACTCATTATCGGCGTCGAGATATTGGTTTTGTTTTTCAATTTTATAATTTAGTTCCAAATTTAACAGCAAAAGAAAATGTTGAGCTGGCCGTTGAAATTGTTGATGATGCGCTTGATCCCAGTTATGTTCTTTCTGAAGTAGGTCTAGACAAACGAATGGATCATTTTCCCAGTCAGTTATCTGGTGGTGAGCAACAACGTGTCTCTATTGCGCGTGCAATTGCAAAAAAACCGAAGTTACTACTTTGTGATGAACCAACAGGTGCTCTAGACTATAAAACCGGTAAACAGATATTGCAATTGCTTCAAGATATGGTTCAAACAAAGGGGGCAACTGTCGTTATTGTGACTCACAACTCAGCTTTAGCAGACATAGCTGATCGGGTTATTTATATGCATGATGCCCAAGTCATTAAGACGGTACTTAATAGGTATCCTCTATCAATTGATGACATTGATTATTAA